One genomic window of Rhodopirellula halodulae includes the following:
- the dnaE gene encoding DNA polymerase III subunit alpha, producing MSDTIIAPEMSIEAATEVPEVKPFVHLHCHSHYSLLDGAGDVGKLVNRAVDHGMNALALTDHGNLHGALEFYRKAKDAGINPIIGYEAYIAPGSRFDKGGASSSKAASYHLTLLAQNRQGFKNLIKLASAASLEGFYFKPRIDKEILEKYSEGIVCLSGCVSSEFSRAILKGIETKEHEEEAKKVAGWFHKVFGDRYFIEIMNNDVDIQRIQLEGAVEIAKRMGLPLVATSDCHYVNQEDAEAQDIMLCINTGRFRTDNTRMKMENDQFFLRSPQQMYEKFPGLEDAVARSQEIANTVDIELEFNKYFFPSFPCPDELTPLQYLRKLCEQGLMERYEGDPERIVDGKLSDEVMARLDRELGVIEKLNYPTYFLIVWDFVNHARDIGISATARGSGVGAIVCYALYMSHVCPLRYDLLFERFLDESRTEPPDIDIDFEKERRLEVIDYVKERYGSEMVCQIGTFGTLAAKAAIKDTGRALGIPLSRVNQITELVPDELKITISKALDKSADLKMIYEGDPEIRELLDLAMKIEGLARNVGTHAAAVVIADKPLTEYVPLGRVPGKQDVITQWAMADVEASGLLKMDFLGLRNLTILSRTVKLVEQTTGKQIDPLKFPLDDKESYALLQRGETKGVFQLESGGIRDLLQRMKPDCFSDIIATAALYRPGPLEGGMVDDYVNIKHGRQEPEYKHPVLKEILEETNSIMVYQEQVMRILNRLGNVPLAKAYTCIKAISKKKQALIDANHDVFIKGSVENGLAEKDAEDIWNLIVKFAGYGFNKSHSTAYALVAYQTAYLKAHYPVEFMAALLSSDISGRNFKRKDALVEHMEDCDRMGIEVLPPDVNRSDADFGVLDGKIPFALSAIKACGGSTATSIEAERKKNGPFKDIFDFCERVDPHDCNRSSIETLIKAGAFDSFGAKRSQLAAVIERAMQAGAKVQADKKTGQASFFDVFDDEEGDGGEEQASAAVPLPDMEEWPDREKLLAEKEVLGFYLDSHPLAEFEPKLATFRTHTTETMADCKDRDEVIVGGMISSIKIAHTKNPKPGAPSKYANFDLEDMAGNVRCICWPKGFAVCGERIQPDAVVLAKAKVDRRGGGDEINLIIDELTPIDELDSRYTHGIRIRLDEAEHDEKTVSNVREIVRGYPGTKDFLLALQMCEGETVHFKADKFRVDITPELRERLDDLLGTGHYKLLMSKPKR from the coding sequence ATGTCGGATACGATCATCGCCCCGGAAATGAGCATCGAAGCCGCGACGGAAGTCCCGGAAGTCAAACCGTTTGTTCACCTGCACTGCCACAGCCACTACAGCTTGCTGGACGGTGCCGGCGATGTCGGCAAATTGGTCAATCGCGCCGTCGACCACGGCATGAATGCGCTCGCGTTGACCGACCACGGCAATTTGCACGGGGCGCTCGAGTTCTATCGCAAAGCAAAAGACGCGGGGATCAACCCGATCATTGGGTACGAAGCCTACATCGCGCCCGGCAGTCGATTCGACAAGGGTGGAGCCAGCAGCAGCAAAGCCGCCAGCTATCACCTGACGTTGTTGGCCCAAAATCGTCAGGGATTCAAAAACCTGATCAAACTCGCCTCGGCCGCGTCACTGGAAGGCTTCTACTTCAAACCGCGAATCGACAAAGAGATTTTGGAGAAGTACAGCGAGGGCATCGTGTGCTTGTCCGGCTGCGTCAGCAGCGAATTCAGCCGAGCGATTTTGAAGGGCATCGAAACCAAAGAGCACGAAGAAGAAGCCAAGAAGGTCGCGGGTTGGTTCCACAAGGTGTTCGGTGATCGATACTTCATCGAGATCATGAACAACGACGTCGATATCCAACGCATCCAGCTCGAAGGTGCGGTGGAAATCGCGAAACGAATGGGACTGCCGTTGGTCGCGACCAGTGATTGCCACTACGTCAATCAAGAAGACGCGGAAGCCCAAGACATCATGTTGTGCATCAACACCGGGCGTTTCCGCACGGACAACACGCGGATGAAGATGGAGAACGATCAGTTCTTCCTTCGCAGCCCGCAACAGATGTACGAGAAGTTCCCTGGTTTGGAAGACGCCGTTGCGCGCAGCCAGGAAATTGCCAACACGGTCGACATTGAACTCGAGTTCAACAAGTACTTCTTCCCAAGCTTCCCCTGCCCGGATGAACTGACGCCGCTGCAGTATCTACGGAAGCTGTGCGAGCAAGGCTTGATGGAACGCTACGAGGGCGATCCCGAACGCATCGTGGACGGAAAATTGTCCGATGAAGTCATGGCTCGTTTGGATCGCGAACTAGGGGTCATCGAGAAACTCAACTACCCGACGTACTTCTTGATTGTTTGGGACTTTGTCAATCACGCCCGCGACATCGGCATCAGCGCGACCGCTCGGGGTTCGGGGGTCGGTGCAATCGTGTGCTACGCGCTTTATATGTCGCACGTTTGTCCGCTGCGTTATGACTTGCTGTTCGAACGATTCCTCGACGAATCACGGACCGAGCCACCTGATATCGATATCGACTTCGAAAAGGAACGTCGCCTCGAAGTCATCGACTATGTGAAAGAACGTTATGGCAGCGAGATGGTTTGCCAAATCGGTACGTTCGGAACGTTGGCTGCCAAAGCGGCGATCAAGGACACCGGTCGGGCTCTCGGCATCCCGCTTTCACGAGTCAACCAGATCACCGAACTGGTGCCGGACGAGCTGAAGATCACGATTTCGAAGGCGCTCGATAAGAGTGCCGACCTGAAGATGATCTACGAAGGCGATCCCGAAATTCGCGAGTTGCTCGATCTGGCGATGAAGATCGAAGGCCTCGCGCGAAACGTTGGAACGCACGCCGCGGCGGTGGTGATCGCCGACAAACCGCTGACGGAATACGTCCCGCTGGGCCGCGTGCCTGGCAAACAAGACGTGATCACCCAGTGGGCCATGGCCGACGTGGAAGCGTCCGGTTTGCTGAAGATGGACTTCCTCGGTCTTCGCAACCTGACAATCCTTTCGCGAACGGTGAAGTTGGTCGAACAAACCACCGGCAAGCAGATCGACCCGCTGAAGTTTCCTTTGGACGACAAGGAAAGCTACGCGCTACTGCAACGCGGTGAAACCAAGGGGGTGTTCCAACTGGAATCCGGCGGGATTCGTGACTTGTTGCAACGCATGAAGCCTGACTGTTTCAGCGACATCATTGCAACCGCGGCGTTGTACCGACCGGGTCCGCTGGAGGGCGGAATGGTCGACGACTACGTGAATATCAAACACGGTCGTCAGGAACCCGAGTACAAGCACCCGGTGCTCAAAGAAATCTTGGAAGAGACCAACTCGATCATGGTCTACCAAGAACAGGTGATGCGGATTCTAAACCGCCTCGGGAACGTGCCGCTCGCCAAAGCGTACACCTGTATTAAAGCGATTTCGAAGAAGAAACAGGCGTTGATCGACGCCAATCATGATGTCTTCATCAAAGGAAGTGTTGAAAACGGACTGGCCGAAAAAGACGCCGAAGACATTTGGAACCTGATCGTCAAATTCGCCGGTTACGGCTTCAACAAATCGCACTCCACCGCCTACGCGTTGGTGGCTTATCAAACCGCGTACTTGAAGGCTCACTATCCCGTCGAGTTCATGGCCGCGTTGTTGTCCAGTGACATCTCAGGTCGAAACTTCAAACGCAAGGACGCCTTGGTCGAGCACATGGAAGATTGCGACCGGATGGGCATCGAGGTGTTGCCACCCGACGTCAATCGTTCGGACGCTGACTTCGGCGTGTTGGATGGCAAGATCCCATTTGCTTTATCGGCGATCAAAGCATGCGGTGGTTCGACCGCGACCAGCATTGAAGCGGAACGCAAAAAAAATGGGCCGTTCAAAGACATCTTCGATTTCTGCGAGCGAGTCGATCCCCACGACTGTAACCGTAGCTCGATCGAAACGCTGATCAAAGCCGGAGCATTTGACTCCTTCGGTGCCAAACGCAGCCAGCTCGCGGCTGTGATTGAACGCGCCATGCAGGCCGGTGCGAAGGTTCAGGCAGACAAGAAAACCGGCCAAGCGAGCTTCTTTGATGTCTTCGACGATGAAGAAGGTGACGGAGGCGAGGAACAAGCGAGCGCCGCGGTGCCATTGCCCGACATGGAAGAATGGCCCGATCGAGAGAAACTGCTCGCTGAGAAAGAGGTCCTGGGCTTTTATCTGGACAGCCATCCGCTGGCCGAATTCGAACCCAAGCTGGCGACATTCCGCACGCACACGACCGAAACCATGGCGGACTGCAAAGACCGCGACGAAGTCATCGTGGGTGGGATGATCAGCAGCATCAAAATCGCGCACACCAAAAACCCTAAACCCGGTGCACCCAGCAAGTACGCCAACTTCGATTTGGAAGACATGGCGGGCAACGTGCGTTGTATCTGCTGGCCCAAAGGTTTCGCGGTTTGCGGAGAACGCATTCAACCGGACGCGGTGGTGTTGGCGAAAGCCAAGGTCGACCGTCGAGGTGGTGGCGACGAAATCAACTTGATCATCGACGAGCTGACGCCGATCGACGAACTCGACAGCCGCTACACCCACGGCATTCGCATCCGTTTGGACGAAGCCGAACACGATGAGAAGACCGTGTCGAACGTCCGCGAAATTGTTCGCGGCTATCCCGGTACGAAAGATTTCTTGCTGGCACTACAGATGTGCGAAGGCGAGACCGTGCATTTCAAAGCCGACAAATTCCGCGTCGACATCACGCCGGAGCTCCGAGAACGCTTGGACGACCTGCTCGGAACCGGGCACTACAAATTGCTGATGAGCAAACCGAAGCGGTGA
- a CDS encoding DUF11 domain-containing protein — translation MSRGLCQLITQLASPSRRLSVFLAATMLATSVSVGPATDSLFGIPTVSAQETSNQEIQQVVGKQLSGRRSSRGLLGNLFGSSSSSSSKRDDDGRTATAVPSNREVDWSGIPTHGSRTQSTTTRRSTASSTPLRDPNEARRVASQPRTTTNSSVPQPPKLESTASRPSTPIRVESKTAPAPIVRRGTVRTPVAISPVQTEPVEIVPKVSRRILKVETSPTTEPLSETESSRRRKPTTVAKTEPTKETQPAPVAKPAPKKTPSAEIAKAEPAPAPAPVKKPEPVAVAKSEPQPVAKPAPSVQQTPPAQPAPAQPQPKIAASGQPKTVAPSQPAPTVAAPAPTQRRISQLVPPTSVATKPAPSQPAVAPETAFAPSPAKTASSPTMTLGEARQAPSAPADSFSTANRQLAAPQQAPFQAATAPTETPTKMQTFGGTRADSRSSGSLAVSEPNGIALHPISDRLPVVNGDQAAASTLGEPQSPWHQSGGVSHDQFQPRATYDTRSQVATRPSGPAYPQGTASETTFPNQMRGTTTIQNEANLTGATPAITSASELPGIRVTTAGPKKVMIRQTHPYEIRVENRGSVTAEGLVVRAYIPDWADVVGQQSTRGDVSGSTENNVRQLNWRIEELAAGESERMLVRLKAARSGTHDLNVDWTIAPQKERMQVQVQEPELALTIDGPDEVIYGQSKTYTIRVLNPGDGIAPNVVFTLSPESSTPQSQRIGDIPSGKEAQFEVELTAQDLGDLKIHGLAVGDLELKAEADKNVRVLAADLEAVLSGPEVKYQNTEALYQLELTNHGTTASDDVVATLTLPMGVTYVGGMEGASLIDNQLRWKIASLTPGARRNYQFRCRLDSTGQHEFTFDCKGSAAGQTGVALTTNVEAIADLVLSIDDPSAPAPVGQDVSYEIVIRNRGSKPATDVRAIAQFSHGIEPQQIRGHEGEVITGQVLISPIARIDAGAEVRMQIVAKAAEGGHHRFRTEVRSGDTILVAEEATHYMNARNERISRRSGPGGNEFSLPLR, via the coding sequence ATGTCACGCGGTCTTTGTCAACTCATTACCCAATTGGCGTCGCCAAGCCGCCGTTTGTCGGTCTTCTTGGCCGCGACAATGTTGGCGACGTCGGTCTCGGTTGGCCCAGCCACCGATTCGTTGTTTGGGATCCCAACGGTTTCTGCACAAGAAACGTCCAACCAAGAAATCCAGCAGGTTGTTGGCAAACAACTGAGCGGACGCCGATCGTCACGAGGTTTGCTCGGCAATCTGTTCGGTTCCTCTTCGTCCTCGTCCTCCAAACGGGATGACGACGGCCGAACCGCGACGGCTGTTCCAAGTAACCGCGAAGTGGACTGGAGTGGCATTCCAACGCACGGAAGCCGCACTCAATCGACGACCACCCGACGTTCCACCGCCAGTTCCACGCCGCTGCGTGATCCGAACGAGGCACGTCGCGTCGCATCGCAACCGCGTACCACGACCAACAGCTCTGTACCGCAACCACCGAAGTTGGAATCCACGGCCTCGCGCCCATCGACTCCTATTCGTGTCGAAAGCAAAACGGCTCCCGCACCGATCGTACGCCGTGGAACCGTGCGAACTCCCGTGGCGATCTCACCCGTGCAAACCGAGCCTGTGGAAATCGTCCCCAAGGTTTCGCGTCGCATCTTGAAAGTCGAAACGTCACCGACCACGGAACCTCTTTCCGAGACCGAATCTTCGCGTCGTCGCAAGCCAACCACCGTCGCCAAGACGGAGCCAACCAAGGAAACTCAACCGGCTCCCGTTGCCAAGCCAGCTCCAAAGAAAACACCTTCGGCCGAGATCGCCAAGGCGGAACCTGCTCCGGCACCAGCACCCGTGAAGAAACCTGAGCCCGTGGCAGTTGCCAAGAGCGAGCCTCAACCGGTGGCGAAACCAGCCCCGTCTGTGCAGCAAACGCCACCTGCCCAACCTGCACCGGCACAACCACAGCCAAAAATCGCGGCCAGTGGTCAGCCCAAAACAGTGGCGCCATCGCAACCGGCACCAACCGTTGCCGCACCCGCACCGACTCAGCGTCGCATCAGCCAACTGGTGCCACCAACCAGCGTCGCGACCAAGCCTGCTCCTTCGCAACCAGCCGTTGCACCGGAGACCGCTTTCGCACCATCGCCGGCCAAGACCGCTTCCTCGCCAACGATGACGTTGGGTGAAGCTCGTCAAGCTCCTTCGGCACCCGCCGACTCGTTCAGCACCGCCAATCGTCAACTGGCTGCACCTCAGCAGGCACCGTTCCAAGCCGCCACGGCACCAACGGAAACGCCGACCAAGATGCAGACCTTCGGCGGAACCCGTGCTGATTCTCGCTCTTCGGGATCACTCGCAGTCAGCGAACCCAACGGCATCGCCTTGCACCCGATCAGCGATCGACTTCCAGTGGTCAACGGCGACCAAGCCGCCGCATCGACGCTGGGCGAACCACAGTCACCATGGCATCAGTCCGGTGGCGTTTCCCACGATCAATTCCAGCCTCGTGCGACCTATGACACTCGTTCGCAAGTCGCCACCCGACCGTCGGGTCCGGCCTACCCGCAAGGCACCGCATCGGAAACCACGTTCCCCAACCAGATGCGTGGCACAACCACCATCCAAAATGAAGCCAACCTCACCGGTGCGACTCCCGCGATCACGTCCGCCAGCGAACTGCCAGGCATTCGCGTGACCACGGCCGGACCGAAGAAGGTCATGATCCGCCAAACGCATCCTTACGAAATTCGCGTTGAAAACCGTGGCTCCGTGACGGCCGAAGGCTTGGTTGTCCGAGCCTACATCCCCGACTGGGCGGATGTGGTCGGCCAACAGTCGACTCGGGGTGACGTTTCCGGATCGACCGAAAACAACGTTCGCCAACTGAATTGGCGGATTGAGGAATTGGCTGCTGGCGAATCCGAGCGAATGCTGGTTCGTTTGAAAGCGGCTCGTAGCGGAACCCACGACCTGAACGTCGATTGGACCATCGCACCGCAAAAAGAACGCATGCAGGTTCAGGTTCAAGAACCCGAATTGGCATTGACCATCGATGGTCCAGACGAAGTGATCTACGGCCAATCGAAGACCTACACCATTCGTGTCCTGAACCCAGGCGACGGCATCGCACCCAACGTGGTGTTCACCTTGTCACCTGAATCCAGCACGCCACAGAGCCAACGCATCGGTGACATTCCATCGGGCAAAGAAGCTCAATTCGAAGTCGAGCTGACCGCGCAAGACTTGGGCGATTTGAAGATCCACGGTCTTGCCGTTGGCGACTTGGAACTGAAAGCCGAAGCTGACAAGAACGTTCGCGTTTTGGCTGCTGACTTGGAAGCCGTCTTGAGCGGTCCCGAAGTCAAATACCAAAACACCGAAGCACTCTATCAGCTCGAGCTGACCAACCACGGCACCACCGCATCGGACGATGTTGTTGCCACGTTGACGTTGCCCATGGGCGTGACTTACGTCGGCGGGATGGAAGGAGCCTCGTTGATCGACAACCAACTGCGTTGGAAGATCGCTTCGTTGACTCCTGGTGCTCGTCGCAACTATCAATTCCGTTGCCGTCTGGATTCGACCGGACAGCATGAATTCACGTTCGATTGCAAAGGCAGCGCAGCGGGTCAAACCGGTGTGGCTTTGACGACCAACGTGGAAGCCATCGCTGACTTGGTGTTGTCCATCGACGACCCTTCGGCACCGGCACCTGTCGGCCAAGACGTGTCGTATGAGATCGTGATTCGCAACCGAGGCAGCAAGCCAGCCACCGACGTGCGAGCCATCGCTCAGTTCAGTCACGGCATCGAGCCGCAACAAATTCGTGGCCACGAAGGCGAAGTCATCACCGGCCAGGTGTTGATCAGTCCCATCGCACGGATCGATGCGGGTGCCGAAGTGCGGATGCAAATCGTTGCCAAAGCCGCCGAGGGTGGTCACCACCGATTCCGCACCGAAGTGCGAAGCGGTGACACGATCTTGGTCGCCGAGGAAGCAACGCACTACATGAACGCTCGCAACGAACGGATCAGCCGCCGCAGCGGCCCCGGCGGCAACGAGTTCTCCTTGCCACTGCGTTAG
- a CDS encoding DUF1559 domain-containing protein, translating into MFSPAPTPPAVPRRLSVGAHLPRLKSSSGFTLVELLVVIAIIAILVGLLLPAVQAAREAARKVQCSNNLKNIGLAIHNYESVYRTMPWGAKGGWGPSWTTDILAFLEQTQLADIVPYGERGGPTGNLPESVRFRQLATAPVMVFRCPSQIGPIAQSMPSDRIQGRVRNSYLGNAGSNINWNEYSIPDFDLLGFDEGNGVFLATNFCHIQSGGDVCDNRPDRKPIKFAGILDGLSNTVMIGETRYIDGDECGVCDHFMLYHEDFDTQNGQDFSEALCSLRQGFNLQNVSKDDLQMSLGSFHPGGVHLLMCDGSVRFTTDSLDDKIRHAIGSRDNREVFDASEF; encoded by the coding sequence ATGTTCTCCCCCGCCCCCACCCCACCCGCTGTCCCCCGACGGTTGTCTGTCGGTGCACACCTGCCACGTTTGAAATCGTCGTCAGGGTTCACCTTGGTGGAGCTGCTCGTGGTGATTGCGATCATCGCAATCTTGGTTGGGCTGTTGCTACCGGCGGTTCAAGCCGCTCGCGAGGCCGCTCGCAAAGTACAGTGCAGCAACAACTTAAAGAACATCGGGCTAGCGATTCACAATTACGAATCGGTTTACCGCACGATGCCGTGGGGAGCCAAAGGTGGCTGGGGTCCAAGCTGGACAACCGACATTTTGGCTTTTCTGGAACAAACCCAATTGGCGGACATTGTTCCTTACGGTGAACGCGGAGGCCCCACGGGCAATTTGCCCGAAAGTGTCCGCTTCAGACAACTCGCGACGGCGCCGGTGATGGTCTTTCGATGCCCGTCTCAGATCGGTCCCATCGCCCAAAGCATGCCCAGCGATCGGATTCAGGGTCGTGTTCGCAATTCCTACCTTGGAAACGCCGGCAGCAATATCAACTGGAACGAGTATTCCATTCCGGATTTTGACTTGCTGGGATTTGATGAAGGCAACGGCGTCTTTCTGGCGACCAACTTCTGCCACATTCAGTCAGGCGGTGACGTGTGTGACAACCGTCCGGATCGCAAACCGATTAAGTTCGCTGGCATCCTGGATGGCCTCAGCAACACGGTGATGATCGGCGAAACCCGATACATCGACGGCGACGAATGCGGGGTTTGCGATCACTTCATGTTGTATCACGAAGACTTCGACACACAGAACGGTCAAGACTTCTCCGAAGCGCTGTGCTCGCTTCGCCAAGGATTTAACTTGCAGAACGTTTCCAAGGACGACCTGCAGATGTCACTGGGAAGCTTTCATCCGGGCGGCGTGCATCTGCTGATGTGTGACGGTTCCGTCCGCTTCACCACCGATTCTCTCGACGACAAAATCCGTCACGCAATCGGCAGCCGCGACAACCGAGAAGTCTTCGACGCCAGTGAGTTCTAG
- a CDS encoding cytochrome-c peroxidase — translation MMKLHLVWKRFARVGLSLLFGLGALACSAVAHSEDSATRRELNLPATPFNYTDVDWPPHFASAMERFDNTPEDNPLTDHGATLGRVLFYDTTLSANGTTSCASCHKQSLAFTDDEPLSTGFDGEKVARNSMSLVNVRFYQRGRFFWDERARTLEQQVLMPIENPIEMGHELNALVNQLQADPIYPPLFDNAFGSGEVTQDRIAKALAQFVRSIVSFGSRYDEGLAAAGSYRRDFPNFTEQENLGKDVFLRRANCASCHMSNALPFNPHRPDEPYDSRRRPARQVAFFTMTTPAVNGVDADSDEVDLGVGVISGSKDDRGRFKSPSLRNIELTGPFMHDGRFHTLDQVVEHYNWSIKPHPNLDGRLQNFAANGMGLPEVPKVALVAFLKTLTDRSILSEEKWSDPFVHREGVSRDATTR, via the coding sequence ATGATGAAGTTGCATCTCGTTTGGAAACGTTTCGCTCGCGTTGGTTTGTCGCTGCTGTTCGGGTTGGGGGCGCTCGCGTGTTCCGCGGTTGCTCACTCGGAGGATTCGGCGACGCGGCGCGAGTTGAATTTGCCTGCGACGCCGTTCAACTACACCGACGTGGATTGGCCTCCGCATTTCGCTTCGGCAATGGAACGTTTCGACAACACGCCCGAGGACAATCCGCTGACGGATCACGGTGCGACATTGGGACGGGTGTTGTTCTACGACACGACGCTATCCGCCAACGGAACGACCTCGTGTGCCTCGTGTCACAAACAGTCGCTCGCGTTCACGGACGATGAACCGCTCAGCACCGGATTCGACGGCGAAAAGGTAGCTCGCAATTCCATGAGCCTGGTCAATGTCCGGTTCTATCAACGTGGTCGGTTCTTTTGGGATGAACGCGCACGGACGTTGGAGCAACAAGTCCTGATGCCGATTGAAAATCCGATCGAGATGGGGCACGAGCTGAACGCGTTGGTGAATCAGTTGCAAGCGGATCCAATCTATCCACCTTTGTTCGACAACGCATTTGGTTCTGGCGAAGTCACCCAGGACCGGATCGCGAAAGCGTTGGCTCAGTTCGTTCGCTCGATCGTGTCGTTTGGATCTCGCTACGACGAAGGATTGGCGGCGGCGGGATCGTATCGACGCGATTTCCCAAACTTCACCGAGCAAGAGAACCTTGGCAAAGACGTATTCCTTCGCCGCGCGAATTGTGCCTCGTGCCACATGAGCAACGCTTTGCCGTTCAATCCGCACCGACCCGATGAACCCTACGATTCGCGCCGGCGTCCCGCTCGACAAGTCGCTTTCTTCACCATGACGACTCCGGCCGTGAACGGCGTGGATGCGGATTCGGACGAAGTCGATTTGGGTGTGGGCGTGATCAGCGGATCGAAAGATGATCGCGGGCGATTCAAGTCGCCGTCGCTGCGGAACATTGAGCTGACCGGGCCGTTCATGCACGACGGACGGTTTCACACGTTGGACCAAGTCGTTGAGCATTACAACTGGAGCATCAAGCCGCATCCCAATTTGGACGGACGACTGCAAAACTTCGCAGCCAATGGCATGGGATTGCCCGAGGTCCCGAAAGTCGCTTTGGTGGCGTTTTTGAAAACGCTGACGGACCGTTCGATTCTGAGCGAGGAAAAGTGGAGTGATCCGTTCGTCCATCGTGAAGGTGTTTCTCGCGATGCGACAACGCGATGA